A DNA window from Lachancea thermotolerans CBS 6340 chromosome G complete sequence contains the following coding sequences:
- the SOD2 gene encoding superoxide dismutase SOD2 (similar to uniprot|P00447 Saccharomyces cerevisiae YHR008C SOD2 Manganese-containing superoxide dismutase): protein MFSRRIVQKAPGFAAVLGRRTKVTLPDLDWDFGALEPHISGQINELHYSKHHQTYVNGFNAATEQFGELTEKLTGDAQQDAPLARKLAALQQNIKFHGGGFANHCLFWKNLAPESQGGGEAPAGALGRQIESQFGSLDKLQALTNAKLAGVQGSGWAFIVKNAENGGQIEVVQTYNQDTVSGPLTPLVAIDAWEHAYYLQYQNRKADYFKAIWNVINWKEAERRFDAA from the coding sequence ATGTTTAGCAGAAGAATTGTGCAAAAAGCGCCGGGTTTTGCGGCCGTGTTGGGGAGACGCACCAAGGTGACGTTGCCAGACCTGGACTGGGACTTTGGGGCGCTGGAGCCTCACATCTCGGGCCAGATCAACGAGCTGCACTACTCGAAGCACCACCAGACGTACGTGAACGGATTCAACGCGGCGACCGAGCAGTTCGGGGAGCTGACGGAGAAGCTGACCGGGGACGCGCAGCAGGACGCGCCACTAGCGCGCAAGCTGGCTGCGCTGCAGCAGAACATCAAGTTCCACGGCGGCGGGTTCGCGAACCACTGTCTGTTCTGGAAGAACCTAGCGCCCGAGTCGCAGGGCGGCGGTGAAGCTCCCGCAGGCGCGCTAGGCAGACAAATCGAGTCGCAATTCGGCTCGCTGGACAAGCTCCAGGCGCTGACCAACGCAAAGCTGGCCGGCGTGCAGGGCTCCGGGTGGGCTTTCATCGTCAAGAACGCGGAGAACGGCGGTCAGATCGAGGTGGTGCAGACCTACAACCAGGACACCGTCTCGGGCCCTCTAACGCCACTCGTTGCTATCGACGCCTGGGAGCACGCGTACTACTTGCAGTACCAGAACCGCAAGGCTGACTACTTCAAGGCGATCTGGAACGTGATCAACTGGAAGGAGGCCGAGCGCCGGTTCGACGCGGCCTAA
- the STP1 gene encoding Stp1p (similar to uniprot|Q00947 Saccharomyces cerevisiae YDR463W STP1 and uniprot|P38704 Saccharomyces cerevisiae YHR006W STP2 Transcription factor) — MPYVSLLKPSQNKILVSIAEKVKEFFRNLADFVVAGDGNSKDAKKDVEEGINEAEEVKNSPEKSRSLFPAQNNVDKSLELAPTIVPCALDLSTLQSPISMTKTPEGHLDWQLMAPSMTGDAAGPNGPPSFAPTLNSPESIECKTEDDEHGCSDKDQKRFVCHYCNAKFYIRGYLTRHIKKHAVEKAYYCPYFNADAPKDQRCHTTGGFSRRDTYKTHLRSRHFICPKGVRSQEKAKSSGRCAHCNEQFDKTDDWIKSHVEAGECKGLPDGFKVAVKSSRKTGKLKMIKTSNGHSRFISTQQCVIEPSVMHNKEALEATAIVIDQSKNNGNPLESTVLTTNDNKIMLNSEHFQGASKTKKNNKVSPKKPEVASLDGPQDSFFNYPNSQASLGTAQPHLQSYPFSQVTPVKETSLDEGCLSMDPSPTEDAGLEAVNSSSSASSRVSFHDHNVKDNQASSMPYPNAHDDFFQFPLDIDQCPMNPMYYERPVQSHNEGLASEGSQINETLNKQMDAVVLSERHFRENQQYLNFYNYTFDSHL; from the coding sequence ATGCCTTACGTTTCGCTTTTAAAACCTAGCCAAAACAAGATCCTGGTGTCGATCGCGGAGAAAGTCAAGGAGTTCTTCCGAAATTTGGCGGATTTTGTGGTTGCTGGTGACGGTAACTCCAAGGATGCGAAGAAGGACGTAGAGGAGGGAATTAACGAGGCCGAGGAGGTTAAGAACAGCCCCGAGAAGTCCAGATCTCTCTTTCCGGCGCAGAATAATGTGGACAAGAGCCTCGAGCTGGCACCGACGATTGTGCCTTGCGCGTTGGACCTCTCAACTTTGCAAAGCCCTATTTCCATGACCAAGACCCCCGAAGGGCACCTGGACTGGCAGCTAATGGCCCCTTCGATGACGGGCGACGCAGCCGGACCCAATGGTCCTCCGAGCTTCGCTCCCACGCTGAATTCCCCGGAGAGCATTGAATGTAAGACCGAGGACGACGAACACGGGTGCTCGGACAAGGACCAGAAAAGGTTTGTGTGCCACTACTGCAATGCCAAGTTTTACATAAGAGGGTACCTGACTAGACACATCAAGAAACACGCGGTCGAGAAGGCTTACTACTGCCCATACTTCAACGCGGACGCCCCCAAAGACCAGCGCTGCCACACGACGGGCGGGTTCTCCAGAAGAGACACCTACAAGACACACCTGAGGTCTAGGCACTTTATTTGCCCCAAGGGCGtgagaagccaagaaaaagcaaaGTCTTCGGGCCGCTGTGCCCACTGCAATGAGCAGTTTGACAAAACTGACGACTGGATCAAGAGCCACGTCGAGGCAGGCGAATGCAAGGGCCTTCCTGACGGCTTCAAGGTGGCAGTTAAGAGCAGCAGAAAGACGGgcaagttgaagatgatcAAAACCTCAAACGGTCACTCGAGGTTCATTTCCACCCAACAGTGCGTCATTGAGCCCAGCGTCATGCACAACAAAGAGGCGCTTGAGGCTACTGCCATCGTGATTGACCAGTCTAAGAATAATGGAAACCCCCTTGAGTCTACCGTGCTCACCACCAATGATAACAAAATTATGCTAAACTCGGAGCATTTTCAAGGCGCTTCTaagacaaagaaaaacaacaaggtTTCACCAAAGAAGCCCGAAGTGGCGAGCCTGGACGGACCACAGGacagttttttcaattaTCCCAACAGCCAGGCCTCCCTGGGAACTGCACAGCCTCACCTACAAAGCTATCCCTTCAGCCAGGTCACGCCTGTCAAAGAGACTTCTTTGGATGAAGGCTGCTTGTCGATGGACCCATCGCCGACCGAGGACGCAGGCCTTGAGGCGGTTAATTCTTCATCGTCCGCTTCCTCACGTGTGTCTTTCCACGACCATAACGTCAAGGACAACCAAGCCAGCTCTATGCCTTACCCTAATGCCCACGACGATTTTTTCCAGTTTCCACTGGATATTGACCAGTGCCCCATGAACCCCATGTACTACGAGCGCCCTGTGCAGTCGCATAACGAAGGGCTTGCAAGTGAAGGCTCTCAAATTAACGAAACACTCAATAAACAGATGGATGCAGTTGTGCTCAGTGAAAGACATTTTAGAGAGAACCAGCAGTACTTGAACTTTTACAACTACACTTTTGATTCCCACCTTTGA
- the SPP41 gene encoding Spp41p (some similarities with uniprot|P38904 Saccharomyces cerevisiae YDR464W SPP41 appears to control expression of spliceosome components PRP4 and PRP3 negative regulator of prp genes), with the protein MSEDQEELNLNELVGNLLAAHNEEAEAPQLEQGSLDELDEIPELPEQTGSQDAELGDDDLAAVVAQAIGGMEEPESQRSAEATTELHGDQIQELSEEKDQPQSKEEEWAQILQQGLLQESQQQHPDQLEESLNTGDGANENLDHEDEALRRAILDSLQALSVGENQGVPTKSHDEPKVKHKSKSKDTHKDKSKEKKSKKKDAKKPTKKKSSKKKKDSLKKNKEAPKSSSLTRQGGDDDILNFEDVIKGFMEQGAVEPADQETTNASGRRTAGTGDATDAETQAFVEATLRAFESELLSGTTSAPSTKTKSTQKKPLLAEDRSVVASTHGHKTTRIPSHNSSASSSKKKSSESSKKKKSSKGDSRRKEGYNEDDFSRALAEMVNQVVNTSISDVQPRVLTQPEGPLVPQGALPHTAVEPASDQQNTERTEAADAMGGAGDISMLNNSQLLQEHESFGADSTSNTFPPSGASAGTQVGNEVLDTALPEGGSISRNPDVDLVSLTEGLDLNQIMQNAMALAFQGQSGEQMNQSAVDDFNRQLGGINLSQLLDSSIGSTKAKKKAAKASKKKDATEKSSSKLQSPKKHSSKSKKHGVSNQELAAALEAGSFSIPGFTQGLPKTLLTAKPEKLASSKKSTSAPQVSERQWRKKFKAAATEAAAKARRQRMDRNKAQRSKMKEERRIARQDKQLKKKERQEKEEAERKELEIIVAKGPPYPPDLRLTKRGRPKKPFRRYTAEEMKKRASMPSLIDTESSKRVKKDRKKKERKPKKIPLSALRKIPLFNFIKKQMPLGLQSRLNDIDGTLARIPLGGSRELPSRENTHPLLSSALQNHLFNSLQNAVFDDKTAEREHEIETVETQKTIIHREKCSFHPPWAIPEHPPFVLPTARRKKRGEDVDGSLRKSSKDRKHRSKSKGANFVSGSKIIPASLFPIINTLKAAAMARAAAGATPEEASRHLGNMLRTARMTIAQTLANARGQGNRNYGSLKNFDDIKQMQEKDQALKKIPIFSLSSIKAIKDDSKKDSSQTAEPSTIPQNDDSKAVPAVNEVSSNTGEMQPETTSSPPKQVSSEAVADEKEVSEHDPTAAIGSRLTSPSDKEDQVSPPPKIGLRQNDEDHEAVKSQSSVDSDEKYLVGKNQAEEISQNAEPKKAESEGQGSAPKEVSSDLTKPQTGITLIKTETGVRLPPEEDGPRANSKEGLSQPDDELPAEIKSELTRAINDLIIPYPKVKKRYTKTPPVLNLEGLVPPGSIPLFKSENSDIRTIGGQRETTNTANIDTTTKRANPAKQPSVVETKYEFSLPTKNIRGEPLRAISILRRAKDYLTGEELTKLKKCITNERKRKWREANAKKNKNHDLRARLKKRANALFGEQDSTAKSEWCETEYTKRAVKVENESGEALAQGSSEPTTSVSDAEVLNMIASTFNKESVSRSIEKDINDEANLILADKKPTKKRTTAPTRKPIKIDAETTVPASDALHEGNNFRENNTKIAGEPNAGEPIDPIFMQMGKRGREEGHENDTNGAKRAKTKGCLGANILRRPAYINLENK; encoded by the coding sequence ATGTCAGAGGACCAGGAAGAACTGAATTTGAACGAGCTCGTGGGTAACCTACTCGCAGCACACAACGAAGAGGCTGAGGCTCCGCAGCTGGAACAAGGCTCACTTGATGAGTTAGACGAAATCCCCGAACTCCCGGAACAGACCGGAAGTCAAGATGCAGAACTCGGAGACGATGATTTGGCCGCTGTGGTGGCCCAAGCTATTGGGGGCATGGAGGAGCCTGAAAGTCAGAGATCGGCTGAAGCTACGACGGAATTACACGGTGACCAAATACAGGAACTgtctgaagaaaaagaccaGCCAcaaagcaaagaagaagaatgggcccaaattcttcaacagggtcttttgcaagaaagccaacaacagcatccTGATCAGTTGGAGGAATCCTTAAACACCGGCGATGGAGCTAATGAGAACTTGGACCATGAAGATGAAGCCCTGCGAAGGGCTATTCTTGATTCCTTGCAAGCGCTCAGTGTAGGCGAAAATCAAGGCGTACCGACAAAATCGCATGATGAGCCGAAAGTTAAGCACAAGAGCAAGAGCAAGGATACTCACAAGGACAAGTcgaaggagaagaagagcaagaagaaagacgCTAAAAAGCCCACAAAAAAGAAGTcttcgaagaaaaagaaggactcgctgaagaagaacaaagagGCTCCtaaaagttcttctttgacGAGGCAAGGCGGCGATGATGACATCCTGAACTTCGAAGATGTAATCAAAGGCTTTATGGAGCAAGGCGCAGTCGAACCTGCTGACCAAGAAACTACCAACGCTAGTGGGCGTCGTACGGCGGGGACGGGAGACGCAACTGACGCAGAAACACAAGCCTTTGTCGAGGCCACGCTgcgagcttttgaaagcgaGCTGCTTTCTGGCACAACCTCAGCACCTAGTaccaaaacaaaaagcacaCAGAAAAAACCACTGTTAGCCGAAGATCGATCTGTTGTAGCAAGCACTCATGGTCACAAGACTACGAGAATACCGTCTCATAATTCGTCGGCCTCCAGTTctaagaaaaagagctcagagtcatccaaaaagaagaagtcttcGAAGGGAGATAGTCGGCGAAAAGAGGGTTATAACGAAGATGACTTCTCCAGAGCTTTGGCTGAAATGGTCAATCAGGTTGTCAATACTTCAATTTCTGATGTACAACCAAGAGTTTTGACACAACCTGAAGGACCACTGGTGCCGCAAGGCGCTTTACCTCACACGGCTGTTGAGCCGGCCTCTGATCAGCAGAATACTGAAAGGACTGAGGCAGCCGACGCGATGGGTGGAGCAGGAGATATATCAATGCTCAATAACTCCCAGTTACTTCAGGAGCATGAAAGTTTTGGAGCAGACTCTACTTCGAATACGTTCCCGCCCTCTGGAGCTTCTGCCGGAACACAAGTCGGAAATGAGGTCCTGGACACAGCCTTACCAGAAGGCGGTTCAATCAGCAGAAACCCTGACGTTGACTTGGTGAGTTTAACAGAGGGTTTGGATCTCAATCAAATAATGCAAAACGCTATGGCTTTAGCTTTCCAGGGGCAGTCAGGGGAGCAGATGAACCAGTCTGCTGTTGACGACTTCAATCGCCAACTTGGTGGCATTAATTTGTCGCAGCTGTTGGATAGCTCGATTGGGTCCACCaaagcgaagaaaaaggcagcaaaagcttccaagaagaaagatgCGACAGAGAAATCGAGTTCAAAACTTCAGTCGCCTAAGAAGCATAGTagcaagagcaagaagcatGGGGTTTCGAATCAAGAGTTAGCCGCAGCTTTAGAAGCAGGATCTTTTAGCATTCCGGGGTTCACTCAAGGTTTACCAAAAACCCTCTTAACAGCGAAGCCCGAGAAGCTTGCTAGCTCTAAAAAATCCACATCCGCCCCTCAGGTTTCTGAGAGGCAATggaggaagaagttcaaagcGGCAGCAACAGAAGCTGCGGCGAAAGCCAGGCGGCAAAGAATGGACAGAAACAAGGCGCAGCGCAGCAAAATGAAGGAAGAACGTCGAATAGCGCGTCAGGACaaacagctcaagaagaaagagagacaagagaaagaagaggcgGAGAGAAAAGAACTGGAAATAATTGTTGCAAAAGGACCACCATATCCTCCCGATTTGCGCCTGACGAAAAGAGGTAGACCAAAGAAACCCTTCCGTAGATACACTGCAGAAGAGATGAAAAAACGGGCGTCTATGCCATCCTTAATTGACACTgaatcttcaaagaggGTAAAGAAGGAcaggaagaaaaaggagaGGAAGCCTAAGAAAATTCCTCTTTCTGCCCTCAGGAAGATACCTCTATTcaattttatcaaaaagcaAATGCCATTGGGCTTGCAAAGTAGGCTCAACGATATTGATGGCACTTTGGCTCGGATACCATTAGGCGGAAGCCGTGAGCTACCTAGTAGGGAAAACACACATCCCCTTCTGTCGAGCGCCCTTCAAAACCACTTGTTCAACAGTCTTCAGAAcgcagtttttgatgataaAACCGCCGAGAGGGAACATGAGATCGAAACAGtagaaactcaaaaaaccaTTATTCATCGCGAGAAGTGTTCATTCCATCCTCCATGGGCTATTCCTGAGCATCCTCCATTTGTTTTACCCACagccagaagaaaaaagagaggagaGGACGTTGATGGGAGTCTGAGAAAGTCCTCGAAAGACCGCAAACATAGATCTAAGAGTAAAGGCGCCAATTTTGTTTCTGGTAGTAAAATCATTCCAGCTTCTCTTTTCCCAATAATTAATACACTCAAGGCAGCCGCAATGGCAAGGgcagcagctggagcaACACCTGAAGAAGCTAGTAGGCATCTAGGAAACATGTTGCGAACAGCCAGAATGACAATAGCCCAAACTCTTGCCAACGCACGGGGACAAGGTAACAGAAACTATggctctctcaaaaacttcgatGACATCAAGCAGATGCAAGAGAAAGACCAggcgttgaaaaagattccGATCTTCAGTTTGAGCAGCATCAAGGCCATCAAAGACGATAGTAAAAAAGACAGTTCACAGACTGCGGAACCTTCTACTATTCCGCAAAACGACGACAGCAAGGCTGTACCTGCTGTCAACGAAGTTTCTTCGAATACTGGTGAAATGCAGCCAGAAACCACTTCATCGCCGCCCAAGCAGGTAAGTAGCGAGGCGGTGGCAGATGAAAAGGAAGTATCTGAGCATGATCCTACAGCGGCGATAGGGAGCCGTTTGACTTCACCTAGTGATAAAGAGGATCAGGTGTCACCGCCTCCTAAAATTGGACTTCGGCAAAATGATGAGGATCATGAGGCAGtaaaaagccaaagcagCGTCGACTCTGATGAAAAATACTTAGTTGGAAAGAACCAAGCTGAGGAAATATCTCAGAATGCAGAGCCCAAGAAAGCTGAATCAGAGGGTCAAGGGTCCGCGCCTAAGGAAGTTTCAAGTGACCTGACCAAACCACAGACAGGAATTACACTTATCAAGACAGAAACAGGCGTTAGGTTGccaccagaagaagatggcCCAAGGGCGAATTCGAAAGAGGGACTAAGCCAGCCGGACGACGAGCTTCCTGCTGAAATTAAGAGCGAGCTCACACGCGCAATAAACGACTTGATTATCCCGTACCCAAAGGTGAAAAAGAGGTATACAAAAACACCTCCAGTGTTGAATCTAGAGGGTTTGGTTCCCCCTGGTTCAATACCCCTCTTCAAATCTGAAAACTCTGACATTCGAACTATTGGAGGTCAACGGGAAACAACAAATACTGCAAATATTGACActacaacaaaaagagccaATCCAGCTAAACAGCCCTCCGTGGTCGAAACAAAATACGAATTCAGCCTCCCAACCAAAAACATAAGAGGGGAGCCTCTAAGAGCTATCTCCATCTTAAGAAGAGCGAAGGATTATCTGACTGGCGAAGAGCTCACGAAACTCAAGAAGTGTATCACCAACGAACGCAAGAGAAAATGGCGAGAAGCAAACgcaaaaaagaacaaaaaccaCGACCTAAGGGCGCgattgaaaaaaagagcgAACGCGCTTTTCGGCGAGCAGGACTCTACGGCCAAATCCGAATGGTGTGAAACTGAGTATACCAAAAGAGCTGTGAAAGTCGAGAATGAGTCTGGGGAAGCGCTCGCGCAAGGTTCTTCCGAACCAACTACGAGTGTTTCCGACGCCGAGGTCCTTAATATGATTGCATCAACCTTTAACAAGGAGAGCGTATCCCGATCAATCGAGAAAGACATTAATGACGAGGCGAATTTAATCTTGGCTGACAAGAAACCCACTAAAAAAAGGACTACCGCTCCCACGAGGAAGCCTATTAAAATAGACGCGGAAACTACTGTACCTGCAAGCGATGCATTACACGAGGGAAACAATTTTAGGGAGAACAACACCAAAATCGCAGGCGAGCCTAATGCAGGCGAGCCTATTGATCCAATATTCATGCAAATGGGAAAGAGAGGCCGCGAAGAAGGCCACGAGAATGACACAAATGGAGCCAAGCGCGCGAAGACTAAGGGCTGCCTCGGTGCTAACATACTGAGAAGGCCTGCATATATtaatcttgaaaacaagtAA
- the ERG11 gene encoding sterol 14-demethylase (highly similar to uniprot|P10614 Saccharomyces cerevisiae YHR007C ERG11 Lanosterol 14-alpha-demethylase catalyzes the C-14 demethylation of lanosterol to form 4 4''-dimethyl cholesta-8 14 24-triene-3-beta-ol in the ergosterol biosynthesis pathway member of the cytochrome P450 family): MESGSSSVVEKFVGKGIEAAKVALTWFLALPIAQQASLLIAAPFLYVITWQILYSMRRDRVPLVFYWIPWVGSAVSYGMRPYEFFAECQKKYGDVFSFMLLGRVMTVYLGPKGHEFVLNAKLADVSAEAAYTHLTTPVFGKGVIYDCPNSRLMEQKKFVKGALSTDAFRSYVPMISEEILQYFRDSKNFEMNKHNSGAINVMETQPEMTIFTASRSLLGKEMRQMLNTDFAYLYSDLDKGFKPINFVFSHLPLEHYRKRDHAQRTISGTYMKLIQKRKQNNDIKDRDLIDSLLKNSTYKDGTPMTDQEIANLLIGVLMGGQHTSAATSAWLLLHLAERPDLQEELYKEQMEVLNNGKDELTYEALQKMPLLNQTIKETLRMHHPLHSIFRRVERNLSVPNTPYVIPRGHFVLVSPGYCHLQDEYFPKANTFDPHRWDNDYQSSYATGEEVDYGFGKISKGVSSPYLPFGGGRHRCIGEHFAYCQLGVILSTYIRTVKWKFTPNMHGVPKPDFQSMVTLPLCPAEVEWEKRNPQQTL; encoded by the coding sequence ATGGAATCTGGAAGCTCTTCAGTAGTAGAAAAGTTCGTGGGAAAGGGAATTGAAGCCGCTAAGGTTGCGCTGACGTGGTTCCTAGCGCTACCAATCGCTCAGCAGGCATCGCTGCTTATCGCTGCGCCCTTCCTATACGTGATCACATGGCAGATACTGTACTCAATGCGCCGCGACCGCGTGCCGCTGGTGTTCTACTGGATCCCTTGGGTCGGTAGCGCGGTGTCTTACGGCATGCGGCCATACGAGTTCTTCGCGGAATGCCAGAAGAAGTACGGTGATGTTTTCTCATTCATGCTGCTGGGCCGCGTGATGACCGTGTACCTGGGCCCTAAGGGCCACGAGTTCGTGCTGAACGCCAAGCTCGCGGACGTGTCCGCGGAAGCCGCGTACACACACTTGACCACGCCAGTGTTCGGCAAGGGCGTGATCTACGATTGTCCCAACTCACGTCTAatggagcagaagaagttcgTCAAGGGCGCGCTGAGCACAGATGCATTCCGCTCGTACGTGCCTATGATCTCCGAGGAGATCCTCCAGTACTTCCGCGActccaagaacttcgaAATGAACAAGCACAACTCGGGCGCCATCAATGTCATGGAGACACAGCCTGAGATGACCATTTTCACCGCCTCGCGCTCCCTGCTCGGCAAAGAAATGCGCCAGATGCTAAATACCGACTTTGCCTACCTGTATTCCGACCTAGACAAGGGCTTCAAGCCCATCAACTTTGTCTTCTCGCACCTGCCCCTAGAGCACTACCGTAAGCGTGACCACGCTCAAAGGACCATCTCTGGCACCTACATGAAGCTCATccagaagagaaaacagAACAACGACATCAAGGACAGAGACCTCATTGACTCTCTACTAAAGAACTCCACTTACAAAGACGGTACCCCAATGACCGACCAAGAGATCGCTAACCTGCTGATTGGTGTTTTGATGGGTGGCCAGCACACCTCTGCTGCCACCTCTGCCTGGTTGCTTCTACATTTGGCCGAGAGACCAGACTTGCAAGAAGAGCTGTACAAGGAACAGATGGAGGTTCTCAACAACGGAAAGGACGAGCTGACCTACGAAGCCCTACAAAAGATGCCACTGCTGAACCAGACCATTAAGGAGACTCTGAGAATGCACCACCCATTGCACTCCATCTTTCGTAGAGTTGAGAGAAACCTCTCTGTGCCTAATACCCCCTATGTCATTCCTCGCGGTCACTTTGTTCTAGTATCACCAGGTTACTGCCACTTGCAGGACGAGTACTTCCCTAAAGCAAACACTTTCGACCCCCACCGTTGGGACAACGACTACCAGTCCTCTTATGCTACCGGCGAGGAAGTCGACTATGGTTTCGGTAAGATCTCCAAGGGTGTTTCGTCTCCTTACCTGCCATTCGGTGGTGGAAGACACAGATGCATCGGTGAACACTTCGCTTATTGCCAGCTTGGTGTCATTTTGTCCACTTACATTAGAACTGTGAAATGGAAGTTTACACCAAACATGCACGGGGTGCCAAAGCCAGATTTCCAGAGTATGGTCACCTTGCCATTATGCCCTGCAGAGGTTGAATGGGAGAAGAGAAACCCTCAACAAACGCTTTAA
- the RMT2 gene encoding protein-arginine N5-methyltransferase (similar to uniprot|Q03305 Saccharomyces cerevisiae YDR465C RMT2 Arginine methyltransferase ribosomal protein L12 is a substrate), translating to MASLHELLTLKTLPVDGTYVAELTRLLKSGIPATYTIEQVAAHEAGQDEADDTGSNTTPLHVLLRSLPDELSEEECQVVLRLMDVLFEFGAGWNFLDYENKSPGDLLVEQGYSCGHPLYERVVEAGVCAELLLRKLNDDIEFIEGPEDEDEEDEETEEPAAAETTADATAEADEKHGAPARDTAEHQDAYLKADLEYTDGSLVTKENKDGVMMDWETDIMRLARDSMFKHCGSGAVVLNIGFGMGIIDTFIQERGPAKHYICEAHPDVLVHMRSEGWYDKPNVVVLEGRWQDSLSALLDEGTVFFDAIYYDTFSEHYSDMLELYDTIVGLIKPEGLFSFFNGLGADRQVCYDVYKRIVELDVRNYGMDCKYTIVPLPQNPDWAGVRRSYFACDRYYHPEIRFA from the coding sequence ATGGCTAGTTTACACGAGCTTTTGACGCTCAAGACGCTGCCCGTCGACGGGACGTACGTGGCAGAGCTCACGCGGCTCCTCAAGAGCGGAATCCCAGCGACATACACTATCGAACAGGTTGCAGCGCACGAGGCTGGCCAGGACGAGGCTGACGATACGGGCTCAAATACCACACCGCTGCACGTTCTGTTGCGGTCACTGCCAGACGAGCTGAGCGAGGAGGAGTGCCAGGTTGTGCTGCGGCTGATGGACGTGCTCTTCGAGTTCGGCGCCGGTTGGAACTTCCTGGACTACGAGAATAAGAGCCCTGGCGATCTGCTTGTCGAGCAGGGGTATAGCTGCGGGCATCCACTGTACGAACGGGTTGTTGAGGCCGGCGTGTGCGCGGAGCTGCTTTTGCGGAAGCTCAACGACGACATTGAGTTCATCGAGGGCCcggaggacgaggacgaggaagatgaagagACCGAGGAGCCCGCGGCCGCAGAAACGACTGCGGATGCGACTGCTGAGGCAGACGAAAAGCacggcgcgcccgcgcgcgaCACCGCCGAGCACCAGGATGCGTACCTCAAGGCAGATCTCGAGTATACCGACGGCTCGCTTGTCaccaaggaaaacaaggaCGGCGTCATGATGGACTGGGAAACAGACATCATGCGTCTGGCGCGCGACTCCATGTTCAAACATTGCGGCTCCGGCGCCGTCGTGCTTAACATCGGCTTCGGCATGGGCATCATCGACACTTTCATCCAGGAGCGTGGCCCGGCCAAGCACTACATCTGCGAGGCACACCCCGACGTGCTCGTACACATGCGCAGCGAGGGCTGGTACGACAAGCCAAACGTCGTGGTCCTGGAGGGACGTTGGCAGGACTCGCTCTCTGCGCTGCTGGACGAGGGCACTGTATTCTTCGACGCCATCTACTACGACACCTTCAGCGAGCACTACAGCGACATGCTTGAGCTATACGACACCATTGTGGGCCTGATCAAGCCCGAGGGCCtgttttccttcttcaacggGCTGGGTGCCGACCGCCAGGTGTGCTACGACGTCTACAAGCGCATTGTCGAGCTCGACGTGCGCAACTACGGCATGGATTGCAAGTACACGATCGTACCACTGCCACAGAACCCGGACTGGGCCGGCGTGCGCCGCTCCTACTTCGCGTGTGACAGGTACTACCACCCTGAGATCAGGTTCGCCTGA